A window of the Pelagicoccus albus genome harbors these coding sequences:
- a CDS encoding energy transducer TonB, whose protein sequence is MNIKKIAFIAFAQVAACGAAIAASAEEQAGIDFGIEDQTDAYVLETVTPKYPVEMLQRGIQGSTLLMLRVDEQGEVSDVRVLSSSSPAFSKSAIKSVKNWYFQPGTKNGRAVAQTVTVPVDFLIDDLQMPALASR, encoded by the coding sequence ATGAACATAAAGAAAATTGCATTCATCGCTTTTGCGCAGGTAGCGGCCTGCGGAGCGGCTATTGCGGCTTCGGCCGAGGAACAGGCGGGTATTGATTTTGGTATCGAAGATCAGACAGACGCCTACGTACTGGAAACGGTTACTCCCAAGTATCCGGTAGAAATGTTACAACGCGGAATCCAAGGAAGCACCTTGCTAATGCTCCGAGTGGACGAGCAAGGCGAAGTGAGCGACGTACGAGTCCTGTCGTCCTCAAGTCCTGCTTTCAGCAAGTCCGCGATCAAGTCAGTCAAGAACTGGTATTTCCAGCCAGGCACGAAAAATGGTCGTGCTGTGGCCCAAACTGTTACGGTCCCCGTAGACTTTTTGATTGATGACCTGCAGATGCCGGCTCTCGCCAGCAGATAG
- a CDS encoding UdgX family uracil-DNA binding protein (This protein belongs to the uracil DNA glycosylase superfamily, members of which act in excision repair of DNA. However, it belongs more specifically to UdgX branch, whose founding member was found to bind uracil in DNA (where it does not belong), without cleaving it, appears to promote DNA repair by a pathway involving RecA, rather than base excision.) yields the protein MEIPQSQIRDFDSWREAARDFLQRSVPPERILWGSAREELLDLGFSKTSIQSVDTGNQHQVPAEFLNRAKLVACHFANDTWDLLYRLLWRIAVFGETQILRKQSDPEVASFTLKEKAVRRERHKMTAFVRFRKVADPELERETYVAWYEPEHDVVRLASSYFRDRFASMNWSIITPRTCVHWDGTRLRFSEADSNNRLPEEDELEAYWKKYYASTFNPARLNIRMMEKEMPRRYWKNLPEADLIAELSSASYGRTKSMTEQTLAPALSSRNKKRPRGAPDGRELNVCRSSDEVKLLTVKSSFDEAAEHAATCQACPLYQKSTQTVWGSGPKNARLMIVGEQPGDQEDLSGQPFVGPAGQLLHEFLQRANLSTDQSYLTNAVKHFSWRFSKGRRLHQKPSSQQVHACRPWLEWELRSVRPEIVLCLGTTAARSILGKPVSPVSDRGLYDDIGRPFRVIVTYHPSYLLRLPLGPEREARSTEFLEDIRLARIFIGESGKREQSSSQKKEPQDDLEAP from the coding sequence ATGGAAATTCCGCAAAGCCAAATTAGAGATTTCGATTCTTGGCGAGAAGCTGCACGCGATTTTCTCCAGCGCTCAGTTCCGCCGGAACGAATATTGTGGGGATCAGCAAGGGAGGAGCTGCTGGACTTAGGTTTCTCAAAGACCTCTATCCAGTCTGTGGATACGGGGAATCAACACCAAGTGCCCGCGGAGTTTCTAAATCGGGCAAAACTGGTTGCCTGTCACTTTGCAAACGACACCTGGGACCTTCTCTATCGTCTCCTTTGGCGAATAGCAGTTTTTGGCGAAACCCAAATCCTCAGAAAACAAAGTGACCCGGAAGTCGCCAGCTTCACGCTGAAAGAAAAAGCGGTTCGCCGCGAAAGGCATAAAATGACGGCTTTCGTCCGATTCAGAAAAGTCGCAGATCCTGAGCTAGAACGAGAGACTTATGTCGCGTGGTACGAGCCGGAGCACGATGTGGTTAGATTGGCATCCTCCTACTTCCGAGACCGTTTCGCCTCCATGAATTGGTCAATCATCACCCCACGGACCTGCGTCCATTGGGATGGGACTCGACTTCGCTTTTCAGAGGCTGACTCAAATAATCGTTTACCCGAAGAGGACGAGCTGGAGGCGTATTGGAAGAAATACTACGCCAGTACCTTCAACCCCGCTCGTTTGAACATCCGCATGATGGAAAAAGAGATGCCACGGAGATACTGGAAAAACCTTCCAGAGGCCGACCTGATCGCTGAGCTTTCCAGCGCTTCCTATGGTCGCACCAAATCTATGACGGAGCAAACTCTCGCCCCTGCCCTATCGAGTCGCAACAAGAAGCGACCCAGGGGAGCTCCGGACGGCAGAGAACTAAATGTCTGTCGCTCGTCTGATGAAGTTAAGCTCCTAACGGTAAAGTCCTCTTTCGACGAGGCAGCCGAACACGCGGCGACTTGCCAAGCCTGCCCTCTCTACCAAAAATCCACACAAACAGTATGGGGGAGCGGCCCCAAAAACGCTCGCCTCATGATCGTCGGAGAGCAACCGGGAGACCAAGAGGACTTGAGCGGACAGCCCTTCGTTGGCCCGGCTGGTCAGCTTCTCCACGAATTCCTTCAGAGGGCGAACCTCTCGACAGATCAATCCTACCTGACCAATGCGGTGAAACACTTTAGTTGGAGATTTTCAAAAGGTCGCCGTCTTCACCAGAAACCTTCCTCTCAACAGGTCCACGCTTGTCGGCCTTGGCTTGAGTGGGAACTTCGCTCCGTTCGCCCTGAGATCGTACTCTGTCTCGGAACTACCGCAGCTCGTTCTATTCTGGGCAAGCCGGTGTCACCTGTTTCAGATCGAGGCCTATACGATGACATAGGTCGCCCTTTCCGAGTCATCGTTACCTACCATCCCTCCTACCTTCTGCGTCTTCCTCTGGGCCCAGAGAGAGAAGCCCGCAGTACGGAATTTTTGGAAGATATCCGGCTCGCTAGAATCTTTATCGGGGAAAGCGGAAAACGGGAGCAATCGAGCTCACAAAAAAAGGAGCCCCAAGACGACTTGGAAGCTCCTTAG
- a CDS encoding putative DNA modification/repair radical SAM protein codes for MNLERKLEILADAAKYDASCASSGGQRRKSQATDGSIGSTTGSGICHSYAPDGRCISLLKILLTNRCIFDCAYCVNRRSSDTPRATFTPQEVVKLTLDFYKRNYIEGLFLSSGITRNADHTMEQLNQVAIQLREVHHFRGYIHLKTIPEASPELIEIAGKYADRLSVNIELPTQTGLEKLAPEKNLRRIQNSMAQIRSKNDESNDRLNSAKSERMRFFARKSRSFAPAGQSTQMIVGADDAKDRNVLERADFLYKSYKLRRVYYSGYSPHDHASSLLPIKRPPLVRENRLYQADWLLRFYGFKLDEITPESEAELPLDIDPKSAWALRNREFFPLDVNRASREALLRVPGLGVRGVDRLIESRRFGSLSLSDLKRMRIPLQKVLPFIVTRDYRPTLLERSSERLRAKLAKPAEQMLLPLSR; via the coding sequence ATGAACTTGGAACGCAAACTAGAGATCCTGGCAGACGCTGCGAAGTACGACGCTTCCTGTGCCAGCAGTGGAGGACAACGTCGTAAGTCACAGGCGACCGACGGCAGCATCGGCTCAACCACAGGCAGCGGTATTTGCCACTCCTACGCTCCGGATGGGCGTTGCATTTCCCTTCTCAAAATTCTGCTGACAAACCGCTGTATCTTCGACTGCGCCTACTGCGTGAACCGTCGCTCCAGCGATACGCCTCGGGCCACGTTTACTCCTCAAGAGGTCGTGAAACTCACCCTAGATTTCTACAAGCGTAACTATATCGAAGGCCTCTTCCTCAGCTCTGGCATCACCCGCAACGCCGACCATACGATGGAGCAGCTGAACCAAGTAGCCATTCAGCTCAGGGAGGTGCATCACTTCCGCGGATACATCCACCTCAAGACGATACCCGAAGCGTCTCCCGAGTTGATAGAAATCGCTGGCAAATACGCTGACCGCTTGAGCGTAAACATCGAGCTTCCCACTCAAACTGGGCTCGAGAAACTAGCTCCCGAAAAGAACTTGAGGCGTATCCAAAATAGCATGGCCCAGATTCGCAGCAAAAACGACGAGTCAAACGATCGGCTAAACTCGGCCAAGTCGGAACGAATGCGCTTCTTTGCAAGAAAGAGCCGGAGTTTCGCCCCTGCTGGACAAAGCACACAGATGATTGTGGGAGCCGACGACGCGAAGGACCGAAACGTTCTGGAACGGGCAGATTTTCTCTACAAGTCCTACAAGTTGCGTCGCGTATACTATTCCGGATACAGCCCTCACGACCACGCCTCGTCACTCTTACCAATCAAGCGTCCTCCCCTCGTTCGAGAGAATCGCCTCTATCAGGCCGACTGGCTACTTCGCTTCTACGGATTCAAATTGGATGAAATCACCCCCGAGTCCGAAGCGGAGCTCCCACTCGATATCGATCCGAAATCAGCCTGGGCTTTACGTAATCGGGAATTCTTCCCGCTGGATGTCAATCGTGCCAGTCGGGAAGCTCTGCTCCGCGTGCCGGGTCTCGGCGTCAGAGGAGTGGATCGCCTAATCGAATCACGCCGATTTGGAAGCTTATCCCTCTCAGATCTTAAACGTATGCGTATTCCACTACAGAAGGTTCTTCCTTTCATCGTAACCCGAGACTATCGGCCTACCCTTTTGGAAAGAAGCTCAGAACGGTTGAGAGCCAAGCTCGCCAAACCTGCCGAGCAGATGCTTCTCCCCCTCAGTCGATAG
- a CDS encoding alginate export family protein, whose translation MNTTNTTAFRKGAVSLLTLGSMAALAVTANAQSFSDVISGLKDGSKASLNARARYEFNETPASEVNGYSIRTRLSLATGEYEGFKAFIEMEDLSFNNDDDRPALDVPTTELNQIWFSYAGAKVGRQIYVLDDQRFIGHVGWRQNIQTYDAITYSYAIDEKNKLNFAYLDAVHRVNATSQDLSGIVLNASSKLADNFTLTGFAYLLDFDRPVLTSSDTFGIRGVGKIPGDDVTYNYSFSYAKQSDNGGSVADFDLDYIAGEFGAKFSGMTLAAGVEILGGDGTTGFTTPLATVHKFNGFADLFAGGSLGLGGGMPQGLEDYYVSFGFKAGDVPIKLVYHSFGTENVSDYLGSEIDLVASYKLNEYVTLVGKFADYSSDGAETVGYGGVDKQVLTLEANLKF comes from the coding sequence ATGAACACTACTAACACCACCGCCTTCCGAAAGGGAGCTGTCTCACTACTAACTCTTGGTTCGATGGCGGCGCTGGCCGTCACAGCCAACGCTCAATCCTTCTCGGATGTGATCTCCGGATTGAAAGACGGCAGCAAGGCCTCTCTCAATGCTCGTGCTCGTTATGAATTTAACGAAACTCCGGCCAGCGAGGTTAACGGCTATAGCATCAGAACTCGTCTATCTCTCGCTACAGGCGAGTACGAAGGTTTCAAGGCTTTCATCGAAATGGAAGACCTGAGCTTCAACAACGACGACGACCGTCCTGCTTTGGATGTCCCTACAACTGAACTGAATCAGATCTGGTTCAGCTACGCTGGAGCAAAAGTTGGCCGTCAGATCTACGTTTTGGATGACCAGCGTTTCATCGGTCACGTAGGATGGAGACAGAATATCCAGACTTACGACGCGATCACTTACTCCTACGCTATCGACGAAAAGAACAAGCTGAACTTCGCTTACCTCGATGCGGTACATCGCGTAAACGCTACTTCGCAAGATCTCTCCGGTATCGTGCTCAATGCCAGCAGCAAGCTTGCAGACAACTTCACGCTTACTGGCTTCGCTTACCTATTGGACTTCGATCGTCCAGTGCTCACTTCCAGCGACACCTTTGGTATCCGTGGTGTTGGTAAGATCCCTGGAGACGACGTAACCTACAATTACTCTTTCAGCTATGCCAAGCAGTCGGACAATGGCGGTAGCGTAGCTGATTTTGATCTAGACTACATCGCCGGTGAGTTCGGCGCTAAGTTCAGCGGGATGACGCTAGCAGCAGGTGTAGAAATCCTTGGCGGAGACGGTACGACTGGTTTTACCACTCCTCTTGCTACGGTTCACAAGTTCAATGGTTTTGCCGACCTGTTTGCTGGTGGCTCTCTTGGTTTGGGAGGCGGCATGCCGCAAGGCCTGGAAGACTACTACGTAAGCTTCGGATTCAAAGCTGGCGATGTGCCCATCAAGCTCGTTTACCACTCCTTTGGAACTGAAAACGTGAGCGACTACCTCGGTAGCGAAATCGACCTCGTCGCTTCGTATAAGCTAAACGAATACGTAACATTAGTTGGAAAGTTTGCGGACTACAGCAGCGACGGAGCTGAGACCGTTGGTTACGGAGGTGTCGACAAGCAAGTCCTCACTTTAGAAGCCAATCTCAAATTCTAA
- a CDS encoding DUF2167 domain-containing protein, with amino-acid sequence MKSPLLLLIALLATLVPFVSQAQDDSAAPQSYVDEEAEAQAQWDAFMDSLAWQAEGDGNLNEWATIDIPEGFSYLNGEDASRLMQAYGNLPSEYEGLVATNDLNWLVLFQFDPSGYVRDDEKDELDADALMDQMLENQRLGNQYREEQGLEPMYIDGWAMEPRYNERTNNLEWGLLLHSGNSTEQFVNYETKLLGREGVMEVTLICDMADLQTILPTYQDLLLGHQYKEGKSYAEYRQGDKVAEYGLTALIAGGAIYGAAKLGLVGTILAFGKKFLKLIIIGLVAIGAAFKKFFSRLTGREVREESPDQSAQ; translated from the coding sequence ATGAAAAGCCCTCTTCTCCTTCTCATCGCGCTACTTGCGACCTTAGTCCCTTTCGTTTCCCAAGCCCAGGACGACTCAGCAGCTCCGCAATCCTATGTGGATGAAGAGGCCGAAGCCCAAGCTCAGTGGGACGCCTTCATGGATAGCCTCGCCTGGCAAGCCGAGGGAGACGGGAACCTGAATGAATGGGCCACCATCGACATTCCAGAGGGCTTTAGCTACCTCAACGGAGAAGACGCATCTCGGTTGATGCAGGCTTACGGCAACCTTCCCTCCGAATACGAAGGCCTCGTGGCAACCAACGATCTGAATTGGCTCGTTCTCTTTCAATTCGACCCTAGCGGATATGTTCGAGACGACGAAAAGGACGAACTCGACGCCGACGCTCTCATGGACCAGATGCTGGAAAATCAGCGACTGGGCAACCAATACCGCGAAGAGCAAGGTCTAGAACCTATGTACATCGACGGTTGGGCTATGGAACCTCGTTACAACGAACGGACCAACAACCTCGAGTGGGGACTGCTGCTTCATTCGGGCAATAGCACCGAACAATTCGTAAACTACGAAACGAAGCTCCTAGGTCGCGAAGGGGTTATGGAAGTGACCTTAATATGCGACATGGCCGATCTTCAAACAATCCTACCCACCTACCAAGACTTGCTGTTGGGACATCAATACAAGGAGGGCAAATCCTACGCCGAATACCGACAGGGCGACAAGGTGGCGGAATACGGTCTGACTGCCCTCATCGCCGGTGGTGCCATCTACGGAGCGGCTAAATTGGGTCTGGTCGGAACCATTCTGGCCTTCGGGAAAAAATTCCTAAAACTCATCATCATCGGACTCGTCGCCATCGGGGCAGCATTCAAGAAGTTCTTCTCCCGCCTCACCGGACGCGAAGTTCGCGAAGAGTCGCCGGACCAATCCGCCCAGTAG
- a CDS encoding methyl-accepting chemotaxis protein, translated as MKLSTKLSTIGLVVTAGPALTVLTLLLWKTPQITEDIDDQIHTLVESSLVDQTKSILENVELTDKLLLGTTKSHLSTAEVIAEQIGTIEQQADDLVSWDAINQITKESTPLQLPKLTVGGLWLGQQSEFDPNNRVTLIDDFGDRTGITCTLFQKMNEAGDMLRVATNVRKLDGKRAIGTYIPSSSPVVQTVLSGETFFGRAYVVNQHYITAYKPIEDSRGEVIGILYVGLPESVATKQVTANLTQKTTGETGRVFVLNKNKQNAGKLIVAPDRGEVGETAEFFLNEDGTDVLEEVLSTAGSLAGGEVRSLKYHVRKPGGSELEEMTAAVAYYPSWDWVILSTISSEELNASSELVSASLAHVTNLQIGATVIGTVIALILFMSIAKSLSRQIRKIAKEISDGGEDTQRSSLEIEMVSSELAHGSRSQTDSLHNTSQSLDNINNITHQNVEAAAKANQLTSETRKCADTSSQEMTAMIEAMDAIAKSSEDISTIIKTIDEIAFQTNILALNAAVEAARAGDAGAGFAIVAEEVRDLALRSTEAAHNTSGKIEEALAKSRSGSTICDQVASSLALINEKILGIDEVVGTIVTSSEEQSRGVEQISQAITQIDNITQTHATSSTHMVNSSEKLTEQARNLNITLEQLLKLVDG; from the coding sequence ATGAAACTCAGTACAAAGCTATCCACCATTGGTCTCGTCGTAACCGCGGGCCCCGCATTGACTGTCCTCACGCTCCTTCTTTGGAAAACACCCCAAATCACGGAGGATATTGACGACCAGATCCACACACTCGTGGAAAGCAGCCTCGTCGATCAAACCAAGTCGATCCTCGAAAACGTTGAGCTGACCGATAAGCTGCTACTGGGTACGACCAAGAGCCATCTCTCAACTGCTGAAGTGATCGCCGAACAAATCGGCACAATCGAGCAACAAGCGGACGATCTGGTCAGCTGGGACGCAATTAATCAGATCACAAAGGAGTCAACTCCCCTCCAACTCCCTAAACTTACCGTCGGCGGCCTTTGGCTCGGTCAACAGAGCGAATTCGATCCCAACAATCGGGTTACCCTTATCGACGATTTTGGAGATCGTACCGGGATCACTTGCACGCTTTTCCAAAAGATGAACGAAGCGGGCGACATGCTCCGCGTCGCCACAAATGTCCGTAAGCTTGATGGAAAACGAGCAATCGGGACCTACATCCCCTCCAGCAGCCCAGTGGTCCAAACCGTCTTGTCTGGAGAGACCTTTTTCGGCCGAGCCTATGTGGTCAATCAGCACTACATTACTGCCTACAAGCCCATCGAAGACTCACGCGGCGAGGTCATCGGTATCCTTTACGTCGGATTGCCAGAGTCGGTCGCAACAAAGCAAGTCACAGCTAACCTGACCCAGAAGACAACCGGAGAAACCGGTCGAGTCTTCGTTCTGAACAAGAATAAGCAAAACGCCGGCAAGCTAATAGTCGCCCCGGATCGTGGAGAAGTTGGCGAAACTGCTGAGTTTTTCTTAAACGAAGACGGCACAGACGTCTTGGAAGAAGTGCTTTCCACTGCCGGATCGCTCGCGGGCGGGGAAGTCAGGTCTCTGAAATACCACGTTCGGAAACCTGGCGGCAGCGAGCTCGAAGAAATGACCGCCGCGGTCGCGTATTACCCTTCTTGGGATTGGGTCATTCTCTCGACCATTTCTAGCGAAGAACTAAACGCGAGCAGCGAGCTGGTTTCAGCATCCTTGGCCCATGTAACGAACCTACAAATCGGGGCCACCGTTATTGGTACTGTCATCGCACTCATCCTCTTCATGAGTATTGCGAAATCACTCTCTCGCCAGATTAGAAAAATCGCCAAGGAGATCTCCGACGGAGGAGAAGATACCCAACGTTCTTCTCTGGAGATCGAGATGGTTTCTTCCGAATTAGCACACGGATCAAGGAGCCAAACAGACAGCCTGCATAACACCAGCCAATCGCTCGATAACATTAACAACATTACCCATCAAAACGTAGAGGCCGCCGCCAAGGCCAATCAGCTCACTTCCGAAACTCGCAAATGCGCGGACACCAGCTCCCAGGAAATGACCGCCATGATCGAGGCTATGGACGCCATCGCGAAATCGAGCGAAGACATTTCCACCATCATTAAAACGATCGATGAGATCGCCTTCCAAACCAATATCCTTGCTCTTAACGCCGCTGTCGAAGCCGCCCGAGCGGGAGATGCGGGAGCAGGATTCGCCATTGTCGCCGAAGAAGTCCGCGACCTAGCCTTACGCTCCACAGAAGCGGCCCACAACACCTCAGGAAAGATCGAGGAAGCCCTCGCCAAAAGCCGCTCCGGATCGACCATTTGCGACCAAGTTGCCAGCAGCCTAGCACTCATTAACGAGAAAATCTTGGGCATCGACGAAGTGGTTGGGACGATTGTTACTTCGAGCGAAGAACAAAGCCGTGGCGTTGAACAGATATCGCAAGCGATCACACAGATCGACAACATTACCCAAACCCACGCAACCAGCTCTACCCACATGGTCAACTCTTCCGAAAAGCTGACCGAACAAGCTCGCAACCTGAACATCACCCTCGAGCAGTTACTCAAGCTCGTGGATGGATAG
- a CDS encoding GldG family protein, which translates to MTLSKKLVAAVLILVNFLLLHYIVSSIPLRWDLTQDGVYTLSKSTETMLSKVEESVIVDLYTSKSIADLPAWFKNFADRVEQMLGQYESVSGGIVRVNVIDPKPDSPEEERAIANGLNGTEIATGDRVYLGMTVSQGDTENVVPFFNWDREPFLEYDISKAIYETQLLTKPRLGLITSLPLVAPDYPSMPGQAPPSNQIVVDQLATLFDIISIEPNAKSLPENLDILALIHPKDLSEGLEYSIDQYALSGKPVFLALDPSSVTEREQGRQQMMMGQMSQPTPSDLPKLLEAWGLSYDPMQVLVDQTNSLSQGRFTQPSWLIFRDGFTNRDLLPSSQLEGVLLLESAPLSPKEGASTNWEPVLTSSADVGTVNSMSLQFAQPDQLLGQAEPLEGPVAVAGVLTGPASSAFPDKTDEKHQQEGEITVFVISDSDFLLDQYSVQRVNFLGMEQIQKLNDNQTLVYNFIEYLGGSRDLIGIRGKASSSRPFEVVMNMEAEAQKEYQSKLEAVEAELEEINAKLSDLVSEQANSGIIYATPEMEEVVAENQRKQAELKSQVRVIRRELRQGIETLGTVIGAVNLLWAPIGLLIFAVYFNRLRKGK; encoded by the coding sequence ATGACCCTTTCAAAGAAACTCGTCGCGGCAGTACTCATTCTCGTTAACTTCTTGCTGCTCCACTACATTGTATCATCGATCCCGCTTCGCTGGGACCTTACTCAAGACGGAGTCTACACCCTATCGAAAAGCACCGAGACAATGCTCTCAAAGGTGGAGGAGTCCGTCATCGTTGATTTGTATACTTCAAAATCTATTGCCGACCTTCCCGCTTGGTTCAAAAACTTTGCGGATCGGGTCGAGCAGATGCTTGGCCAATACGAGAGCGTTTCCGGCGGAATCGTCCGGGTAAACGTAATCGATCCGAAGCCTGACTCTCCTGAAGAGGAACGGGCCATCGCAAATGGACTTAATGGTACCGAGATAGCCACCGGGGACCGAGTCTACCTAGGCATGACCGTCTCACAGGGTGACACGGAAAACGTTGTTCCCTTCTTCAATTGGGACCGAGAACCATTTTTGGAATACGACATATCCAAAGCGATCTACGAGACCCAACTGCTCACGAAACCGAGACTGGGCCTCATCACGTCCCTTCCGCTCGTTGCTCCAGATTATCCCTCCATGCCTGGTCAAGCGCCTCCCAGCAACCAAATCGTAGTCGACCAACTTGCTACGCTTTTCGACATTATCTCCATCGAGCCGAATGCCAAATCACTCCCTGAAAACCTCGATATCCTAGCCTTGATTCACCCCAAGGATCTTAGCGAAGGATTAGAGTATTCAATCGACCAGTACGCTCTATCAGGGAAGCCTGTATTTCTTGCCTTGGATCCGTCGTCCGTGACAGAACGTGAACAGGGCCGCCAGCAAATGATGATGGGGCAAATGAGTCAGCCCACTCCGAGCGACCTTCCCAAACTACTGGAAGCGTGGGGCCTTTCTTACGACCCGATGCAAGTTTTGGTAGATCAAACCAATTCACTATCGCAGGGACGATTCACACAGCCGAGTTGGCTCATATTCAGGGATGGTTTCACAAATCGCGACCTCCTCCCCTCCTCCCAACTCGAAGGGGTCCTCCTACTCGAGTCCGCTCCGCTTTCTCCGAAAGAGGGGGCGTCCACGAACTGGGAACCGGTCCTGACCTCATCCGCCGATGTTGGTACAGTCAACAGCATGAGTCTGCAATTCGCGCAGCCCGACCAACTTCTAGGCCAAGCCGAGCCACTGGAAGGTCCCGTAGCAGTGGCCGGAGTTCTGACCGGACCCGCCTCAAGCGCCTTTCCAGACAAAACGGACGAAAAGCACCAGCAAGAGGGAGAGATTACCGTATTCGTTATTTCTGACAGCGATTTCCTCCTCGATCAATATTCGGTCCAAAGAGTCAATTTTCTGGGGATGGAACAGATCCAAAAACTAAATGATAACCAAACCCTCGTATACAATTTCATCGAGTACCTCGGTGGCAGCCGAGATCTGATCGGAATCCGAGGAAAGGCGAGCTCTTCGCGTCCCTTTGAGGTGGTCATGAATATGGAGGCAGAGGCTCAAAAGGAATACCAGTCCAAGCTAGAAGCAGTGGAAGCTGAGCTCGAAGAGATAAACGCCAAACTCTCCGATCTCGTTAGCGAGCAAGCCAATTCGGGCATCATCTACGCAACTCCAGAGATGGAGGAAGTCGTCGCCGAAAACCAAAGGAAACAGGCTGAGCTGAAGTCTCAGGTGCGAGTCATCCGAAGAGAGCTACGTCAAGGTATCGAGACATTGGGTACTGTTATCGGTGCAGTAAATCTCCTATGGGCTCCTATTGGGCTGCTGATATTCGCTGTCTACTTCAACCGCCTCAGAAAAGGAAAATAG
- a CDS encoding DUF4340 domain-containing protein, whose product MNLKKLYLSTAILAVLAFITYFLKNNDSPKVQDQRVGSPILANAQLDKVSTLEMISGSESMTFIRQDGNWLLQERYQLPADPKQIANLIKQLKDTTLERVASKNPERISDFGFGIDYINLLAEDGASVLSLDLGRETESGKQLVRFGEEEIAFVASEAFGVNGDPVSWLKKSLVSLDRDQIRTLKVSLLDGSSLELSRESEDEDWMATSELPEGMTLDQAAIDRAIGRVSQLNFVNLAELDDPEVLAAAANQVSVTLTMSDETNYTFEIGRRPEVRVEKQVETTNEDGEKISEKQEEVETPAGPVYVKIESSKADDPLNKYMDQTAFATTSTLFTAFPESIEGFLKKAPSDSEEPGEEE is encoded by the coding sequence ATGAACTTGAAGAAGCTATACCTTTCCACCGCGATACTAGCCGTCCTGGCTTTCATCACGTACTTCCTGAAAAACAACGATTCCCCGAAGGTACAAGACCAGAGAGTGGGAAGTCCGATTCTTGCTAACGCTCAATTGGACAAGGTTTCGACCCTTGAAATGATCAGCGGCAGCGAGTCCATGACTTTCATTCGGCAAGATGGGAATTGGCTTTTGCAAGAACGCTACCAACTTCCCGCCGACCCAAAACAAATCGCCAATCTTATCAAACAGCTTAAGGACACTACGCTGGAACGAGTCGCTTCCAAAAATCCAGAGCGGATAAGCGATTTCGGCTTTGGGATAGATTATATAAACTTGTTGGCCGAAGACGGAGCCAGCGTCCTCTCCCTTGATCTCGGACGTGAAACCGAATCGGGTAAACAACTCGTTCGCTTCGGCGAGGAAGAGATCGCCTTCGTCGCTAGCGAAGCATTCGGAGTAAACGGAGATCCCGTTTCTTGGCTTAAAAAGAGCCTTGTCAGCCTAGACCGCGACCAGATCCGGACTCTAAAGGTCTCGCTACTCGACGGGAGCAGCCTCGAACTAAGCCGTGAATCGGAGGATGAAGACTGGATGGCGACAAGCGAATTGCCAGAGGGCATGACGCTGGACCAAGCTGCCATCGATCGGGCGATAGGACGGGTTTCCCAATTAAATTTCGTCAACCTGGCTGAGCTCGACGATCCCGAAGTCCTAGCGGCAGCGGCAAACCAAGTTTCAGTAACGCTGACGATGTCGGATGAAACAAACTACACATTCGAGATCGGTCGGCGTCCAGAAGTCCGTGTTGAAAAACAAGTAGAAACGACCAACGAAGACGGAGAAAAAATATCCGAAAAGCAAGAGGAGGTAGAAACTCCAGCCGGTCCCGTTTATGTTAAAATCGAAAGTAGCAAAGCAGATGATCCGTTAAACAAATACATGGATCAAACAGCGTTTGCTACAACCAGCACTTTATTCACTGCCTTTCCAGAATCCATAGAAGGCTTTCTAAAAAAAGCTCCCTCAGATTCTGAAGAGCCCGGGGAAGAGGAGTAA